One stretch of Daphnia pulicaria isolate SC F1-1A chromosome 8, SC_F0-13Bv2, whole genome shotgun sequence DNA includes these proteins:
- the LOC124352529 gene encoding histone-lysine N-methyltransferase trithorax-like, translated as MAKAKFPGKPPKTSQITRLRVSSNGNGSASDPSRFAAQQAAYGLKLFHQHFAADEEDDDFIGFEKVGDVFKPHSQPGITRNKALGKCQAEKRKPPDIISQNATSELPSNVVVNVSGLPIVLSQNQPRLAPKQSLEVLPDRTPTVNRTSGDLNCAQQNLKLVDGSRLDRKQQEKSSKQVQPLKAVPSHKIVAAAKAALEEDRNGRRDSSEENEKCRKSRPIVSNKTQCAVGEESADQEKNRIKREIERYTTIMTTEVVDPKLATVEKKKNRRKRSPSGEVDKAEKLRDKIQQLLRKQWESRLQLVDVKTETAVPLESKPEIQESRASSVSVSSSSSDEDVFYKRRRMSSNSSSSSSARKSKIILRKARLQLNQKLLKQLRQPSRLQQLVEPKTEPVESPKVVQPSSASILRPAQLVLKTATNPVPRVPSLPKEPTKLPKVRNPPPAKPNCIQKASDTTVTNPLGCAFVMEQSDTKGIPGTVVCGVCGAVRRYSFILQARKFGTFSCEPCRKFISRVLRARVPVKCSVGNGACINPPVHRWTTNFPTEDKPNGEVMTARCKACWLKLALTGFQMREADHDDLRKLLPSSMQDAIPLAVDRPTVIHWAPNRGQMIRMKSNSSSTPNVPAPSALPPAPAPAAPKIKKKPNTASKKAEHCPGSRTREKSGSGSGGSATEIQSGPRVKHVCRSAIVARAQPRATFEDEDSDRSTSKQSDLPCDCCSLPETGPLKPTAFDIVPTLANGPGAVKNSSKLPRSTDRKNSLSSPAMPLTTSLGERSRVTFRDDVKLSSNQRVGLMTSAVRAWQQQDLCRTKNSQFRSMTSSSAGRKAAKPSPKGVLLPDLWEHYDADRVWDQGFAMCCSRLGMTSPLCYLCGSAGRNELVCCSSCCESFHPFCVADSAPLSVSVRPDCHHWDREAVAGRILDDGIESRSVVEKGEAAISVITNAAGTPWICLNCVVCQICCSSSGERMICSSCSHAYHWSCLGPAHPSSKRKRRDKWQCFACSLVEEKFCPLCFKCHTSHQMKMECNCCGTWVHAECEELSGEDFRLLCNTKSIEYICSLCCPEKNWKIAISDKLSMTESNILSVVSWMESKQQQKVLRPKISVTAKVEYDAESDSRLCALCHGRGEGATAAEGRLLYCGSDIWCHINCALWSNEVFEEVDGALQNVFDALARGSGSRCKHCNAKGATVNCCVRGCQVSLHFPCSLQPETEVTLLEGKRLICRHHAKEQANKNLVPHPPSFEVARCVYVDLGAESKRIKPVAPRDIRIVIGSLAISSIGQLRTDVSGGSNQLTPVGFECQRRYWSVKEPWKVVSYTLRTIYVPSSVDGKDLETNVTVSHEEDDVIMAESGLNLAELDTQDDRELIHMVLEDANFEQELEGGPNASVSMSTPNELRDSGFYSDAGEVSPSPTEDNALEAWLADPEHAVIFLDSALLASLDIESDTALPKPTTSGASVDDSRNQSSNNYPQSPEVNTPPKRNLRNRRLSYTQWKKMRLQNRKNKETTKSTTVKSTSIPSAERPMNLDWNGNESEWNSVASNNLLASIKVSPLSPNATIKKVNADVPWRRKGSPGNILQLDGAGDSSDTEPEKAVVVKQENIIDEHPVKCRRCRRSYRTLQSFNKHVESCVEMLSSSSGSEEESEEDIIPVKPKLEPVEPDAHIPIPIQFQPKEEPLDHVAEVIEPQPEHDLIQVPVVNSSSQAKPAEPTECGPKPSASVSQPTPSKTQGNVKSRYQKRKFRPNVSVIPPRTLAIRQPHPPAPPQNVRFTVPAPSPIPAAYQMALQSPPPPVLYVTRPELNPSSSTLQCGFISQPPITVSQHHYIIMPSSMEHTFVQANSCSVPTLSSSGLTLTHHTSSPMVQYLGAVPSHLLSSLGIMTTNMSVTNYTTVPNLSTLLQSQPLQAWEPANQIVILPQQPVLSFNLPSVSLQSAPQLSPAIATIQLSPAVAKEPSPIVVKKNTSPKAASETTPVKSVVEPKETVPKQDSPRPQENTKPENTRVEVLKEEEKKSDIPLNNNTLEEGLVDSITEGKPPKPTYSYRSAMGGKKPSRTITPVGNEEKDDQPSIVQQLKVVAHPSAPDKATRTFHLKASSDEQERLSITEEMVEMVASRLTEAAVPEISDKLADISDVFATPPASSEPPILPSDMDVESVSWPIIDSTLSTEEAQPQPQAEPEIRKKKEAHILYELVSDDGFYAQSNSLSTVWQKLLDAVQDARLAFKMEPLYNGCLKSVEDRNLHLTGLHHHAIINLLEQLPNADCFPDYTFRYRAHRDRESAEKLITGSMFGCVRAAPFNGRVPYDMFGWLASQYRPRPQLSVRSVVDPEGTQATGRRVTNFELLPMTVRFKHLRQVAKNSVGVYRSHIHGRGLFCKRDIECGEMVVEYAGQVIRSVLCDKREKEYEAKGMGCYMFRIDEQTVVDATVHGNAARFINHSCEPNCYSRIVDIFGKKHIIIFALRRILRGEELTYDYKFPLEDVKIRCTCGSRKCRKYLN; from the exons ATGGCGAAAGCCAAGTTTCCAGGTaaacctcctaaaacgtctcaAATTACTCGTTTGAGAGTCAGTTCGAACGGTAATGGAAGTGCCAGTGATCCTTCAAGATTCGCAGCACAACAGGCAGCTTATGGTTTGAAATTGTTCCATCAACATTTCGCAGCTGACGAAGAG GATGATGATTTCATCGGTTTCGAAAAAGTTGGTGACGTCTTCAAACCTCACTCCCAACCTGGAATCACACGGAATAAAGCTCTGGGAAAGTGTCAAGCAGAGAAACGAAAACCTCCAGACATTATTTCGCAGAATGCCACCAGCGAGTTACCGTCAAATGTTGTTGTGAATGTGTCTGGTTTACCAATTGTGCTCAGTCAAAATCAGCCACGATTAGCTCCAAAGCAAAGTTTGGAGGTGTTACCTGATAGAACCCCCACAGTGAATCGAACAAGCGGTGATTTGAATTGTGCTCAGCAAAATCTGAAGTTGGTGGACGGCAGTCGGCTTGACAGAAAGCAACAAGAAAAGTCATCAAAACAAGTTCAGCCTTTGAAAGCTGTGCCCTCTCACAagattgttgctgctgcaaaAGCAGCTCTAGAAGAAGacagaaatggaagaagagattCGAGTGAAGAAAACGAGAAATGTCGCAAATCTCGACCGATTGTTTCAAACAAAACCCAGTGTGCAGTTGGAGAGGAAAGTGCAGACCAAG AGAAAAATCGAATCAAAAGGGAAATTGAGAGGTACACTACAATCATGACAACCGAAGTAGTGGATCCTAAGCTGGCAActgtagaaaagaagaaaaatcgaagGAAACGTAGTCCGAGTGGAGAGGTAGACAAGGCCGAGAAATTGAGAGACAAGATTCAACAGCTTTTACGGAAACAATGGGAATCTAGACTACAGCTTGTGGATGTCAAGACTGAAACTGCAGTTCCATTGGAAAG TAAACCGGAGATCCAAGAAAGTCGTGCCAGCTCGGTGTCAGTGTCTTCATCATCCTCTGATGAAGATGTCTTTTACAAGCGTAGGAGGATGAGCAGCAACAGTAGTAGCAGCAGTAGTGCCCGAAAGAGTAAGATAATTCTACGTAAAGCTCGCCTGCAGTTGAATCAAAAACTACTAAAACAACTGAGACAACCCTCTAG GTTGCAGCAGTTGGTAGAGCCGAAGACGGAACCGGTTGAATCACCCAAAGTGGTTCAACCCAGTTCTGCATCAATTCTTCGACCAGCTCAGCTTGTACTTAAAACTGCAACGAACCCAGTGCCCAGAGTCCCATCTCTCCCCAAGGAACCGACAAAGTTGCCTAAAGTTCGCAATCCTCCGCCAGCCAA aCCCAACTGCATTCAAAAGGCAAGTGATACTACCGTCACCAATCCTTTGGGATGCGCGTTTGTGATGGAGCAGAGCGACACTAAAGGAATTCCGGGCACAGTCGTTTGCGGTGTCTGTGGTGCCGTCCGTCGCTACTCTTTTATTCTGCAAGCGCGCAAGTTTGGTACATTCAGTTGCGAACCTTGTCGAAAGTTCATCTCGCGCGTGCTTCGCGCCAGGGTGCCTGTCAAGTGCTCCGTTGGGAATGGGGCTTGTATAAATCCTCCGGTTCATCGGTGGACCACCAACTTCCCCACGGAAGACAAGCCAA ATGGCGAAGTGATGACGGCCCGCTGCAAAGCCTGCTGGCTGAAACTAGCCCTCACGGGATTTCAGATGCGTGAGGCCGACCACGATGATCTGCGCAAGCTGCTTCCATCTTCCATGCAGGACGCGATTCCGTTAGCAGTAGACCGCCCAACCGTCATTCACTGGGCTCCGAATCGGGGACAAATGATCCGGATGAAGTCAAACTCTTCCTCAACTCCAAAT GTGCCTGCTCCATCTGCTTTGCCCCCGGCCCCGGCCCCGGCTGCTcctaaaataaagaagaaacccAACACTGCTTCGAAAAAAG CTGAACATTGTCCTGGTTCTAGAACCAGAGAGAAGAGCGGCAGTGGTAGTGGAGGCTCGGCAACGGAAATCCAGTCAGGACCCAGGGTAAAACACGTTTGTCGAAGCGCGATAGTCGCCCGCGCGCAACCTCGGGCGACCTTTGAAGATGAAGATTCTGACCGCTCGACCTCCAAGCAGTCGG atttgccATGCGATTGCTGTTCTTTGCCGGAAACGGGGCCTCTCAAACCCACCGCTTTCGACATTGTGCC GACACTGGCTAACGGACCTGGTGCCGTTAAAAATTCTTCCAAACTTCCTCGGTCAACGGACCGAAAAAACTCTTTGAGCTCCCCGGCCATGCCTCTAACCACTTCTCTGGGGGAGCGATCTCGCGTCACCTTTCGCGATGACGTCAAATTGAGCTCCAACCAACGTGTCGGACTCATGACATCTGCTGTTCGGGCTTGGCAACAGCAGGATCTCTGCCGAACTAAAAATTCTCAA TTTCGTAGTATGACGTCCAGTTCGGCAGGGCGTAAAGCAGCGAAGCCTTCACCGAAGGGTGTACTGTTGCCGGATCTTTGGGAGCACTACGATGCGGATCGTGTGTGGGATCAAGGATTTGCCATGTGTTGCTCTCGTCTTGGCATGACATCACCTTTGTGTTACCTGTGCGGAAGCGCAGGAAGAAATGAACTAGTCTGCTGTTCCAGTTGCTGTGAATCGTTTCATCCGTTTTGTGTGGCCGACAGCGCTCCTCTGTCAGTTTCCGTTCGCCCCGATTGTCATCACTGGGACAGGGAAGCGGTGGCTGGTCGAATTCTGGACGACGGAATCGAATCTCGTTCCGTTGTTGAGAAGGGCGAGGCGGCCATTTCTGTCATCACGAACGCTGCTGGAACACCTTGGATCTGTTTGAATTGCGTCGTGTGCCAAATTTGCTGTTCCAGTTCAGGAGAACGGATGATCTGTTCCAGTTGTTCGCATGCCTATCACTGGTCTTGCCTCGGGCCAGCACATCCATCCAGTAAGAGGAAACGGAGAGACAAATGGCAGTGCTTCGCCTGTTCCCTTGTTGAG GAGAAATTCTGTCCCTTGTGCTTCAAATGCCATACGAGTCACCAGATGAAGATGGAGTGCAACTGCTGTGGAACGTGGGTCCATGCAGAATGCGAAGAACTTTCTGGCGAAGATTTTCGCTTGCTTTGCAATACGAAAAGCATTGAATACATCTGTAGTCTTTGCTGCCCagagaaaaactggaaaattGCTATATCTGACAAGCTAAGCATGACAGAATCCAACATTCTTTCCGTCGTGTCCTGGATGGAatctaaacaacaacaaaaagttcTCCGACCAAAAATCTCCGTCACAGCCAag GTGGAATACGATGCGGAATCCGACAGCCGTCTGTGCGCATTGTGTCACGGACGAGGCGAAGGCGCAACAGCTGCCGAAGGCCGTCTGTTGTACTGTGGCAGTGATATTTGGTGTCACATCAACTGTGCACTATGGTCCAACGAAGTTTTTGAAGAAGTGGATGGAGCGCTGCAAAATGTTTTCGACGCTCTGGCCAGGGGTAGCGGTTCCCGCTGCAAACACTGTAATGCCAAAGGAGCAACAGTCAATTGTTGTGTTCGTGGTTGCCAAGTTTCTTTGCATTTCCCGTGTTCACTACAACCAGAAACGGAAGTGACCCTGTTGGAGGGTAAGCGCCTCATTTGTCGCCATCATGCGAAAGAGCAGGCCAATAAAAACCTCGTACCTCATCCGCCAAGCTTTGAAGTGGCTCGCTGCGTCTATGTCGACCTTGGTGCTGAATCGAAAAGGATCAAACCAGTTGCTCCTCGTGATATTCGAATTGTTATTGGATCTCTCGCCATCTCATCTATTGGGCAGCTACGAACTGACGTTTCGGGTGGATCGAACCAGCTGACACCCGTCGGTTTCGAATGTCAAAGAAGATACTGGTCTGTCAAAGAACCGTGGAAAGTTGTTTCCTACACATTGAGGACGATTTATGTTCCGA GCTCAGTTGACGGCAAAGATTTGGAAACAAACGTCACTGTGAGTCACGAGGAAGATGATGTCATCATGGCGGAATCGGGCTTGAATTTGGCCGAACTGGATACTCAGGACGATCGCGAATTAATCCACATGGTGTTGGAAGATGCCAATTTCGAGCAAGAGTTGGAGGGTGGACCTAATGCCAGTGTGTCAATGAGCACACCCAACGAGTTGAGAGATTCCGGATTTTATTCCGACGCCGGTGAAGTGTCACCCAGTCCTACTGAGGACAACGCCCTCGAAGCATGGTTGGCCGATCCAGAACACGCCGTCATCTTCCTGGATTCAGCCTTGTTGGCTTCGCTCGACATAGAATCAGACACAGCTCTTCCCAAGCCTACAACATCTGGTGCCTCGGTCGACGATTCACGTAATCAGTCGAGCAACAATTATCCACAATCGCCTGAAGTCAACACTCCTCCTAAGCGGAACTTAAGAAACAGGCGTCTTAGTTACACGCAATGGAAAAAGATGCGGTTACaaaatcgtaaaaataaagaaacaacaaaatcaaC gACTGTCAAATCGACCAGTATTCCGTCTGCAGAAAGACCAATGAATTTAGATTGGAATGGCAACGAGTCTGAATGGAATAGCGTCGCCAGTAACAATCTATTGGCCAGCATCAAAGTCTCGCCACTTTCTCCCAATGCCACCATAAAAAAGGTGAACGCTGACGTACCTTGGCGTCGGAAAGGCTCGCCAGGTAACATTCTCCAGCTGGACGGAGCAGGCGATTCTTCTGATACGGAACCTGAGAAAGCAGTTGTTgtcaaacaagaaaacataatCGATGAGCACCCAGTGAAATGCCGTCGCTGCCGACGATCCTACCGTACGCTGCAGAGCTTCAACAAGCACGTGGAGAGTTGCGTTGAAATGctgagtagtagtagtggcaGCGAGGAGGAAAGTGAAGAAGACATCATCCCAGTGAAACCGAAACTCGAACCAGTGGAACCCGATGCTCACATACCGATCCCTATTCAATTTCAGCCTAAAGAAGAACCATTGGATCATGTGGCAGAGGTTATTGAGCCTCAGCCAGAACATGATCTAATTCAAGTTCCTGTTGTCAACTCATCCTCACAAGCCAAGCCCGCCGAACCCACGGAATGCGGTCCCAAACCCTCTGCATCTGTTAGTCAACCAACGCCTTCCAAAACTCAAGGAAACGTCAAATCTCGCTACCAAAAACGGAAATTCCGACCGAATGTCAGCGTCATTCCTCCTAGAACGTTGGCGATCCGACAGCCTCATCCTCCCGCTCCTCCGCAGAACGTTCGTTTTACCGTCCCAGCTCCATCACCGATACCAGCAGCCTATCAGATGGCGCTGCAGTCTCCTCCTCCGCCAGTATTGTACGTCACACGGCCGGAACTCAATCCATCCAGTTCAACTTTGCAGTGTGGCTTCATCTCACAGCCTCCAATAACTGTATCTCAACATCATTACATCATCATGCCATCGTCAATGGAGCACACATTCGTTCAAGCCAATTCTTGCTCTGTTCCCACATTGTCCTCATCCGGTTTAACCTTGACTCACCATACGTCAAGCCCCATGGTGCAGTACTTGGGAGCAGTACCGTCACACCTGCTGTCGTCTTTGGGGATCATGACGACTAATATGAGTGTTACCAATTACACTACCGTTCCAAATCTGTCTACTCTGTTGCAGAGTCAACCGTTACAGGCATGGGAACCTGCTAATCAGATCGTTATCCTTCCTCAGCAGCCTGTACTGTCATTCAACTTGCCCTCGGTATCGCTACAATCTGCTCCGCAATTATCCCCAGCCATTGCGACTATCCAGTTATCTCCAGCAGTAGCCAAGGAGCCAAGTCCAATTGTGGTGAAGAAGAATACGTCCCCCAAGGCAGCTAGTGAAACGACTCCAGTGAAGAGTGTTGTGGAACCTAAAGAAACGGTTCCAAAACAAGATTCTCCCAGGCCTCAAGAAAATACCAAGCCGGAAAATACAAGAGTGGAAGTattgaaagaggaagaaaagaaatccgacATTCCTCTGAACAATAACACCTTAGAAGAGGGATTGGTTGACTCGATTACGGAGGGTAAGCCTCCCAAACCGACCTATAGCTACCGTTCGGCTATGGGTGGTAAGAAACCCTCTCGCACCATTACACCCGTGGGAAATGAGGAGAAAGATGATCAACCGTCGATTGTCCAGCAGCTAAAGGTGGTGGCCCATCCTAGCGCACCTGATAAGGCAACTCGCACCTTCCACTTGAAAGCGTCGTCCGACGAACAAGAAAGGCTTTCCATTACCGAAGAAATGGTGGAGATGGTAGCCTCTAGATTGACCGAAGCAGCAGTGCCAGAAATATCCGACAAGCTTGCTGATATCAGCGATGTTTTTGCAACTCCACCGGCTTCTTCGGAACCGCCAATTCTCCCATCGGACATGGATGTTGAATCCGTCTCTTGGCCGATCATCGACTCAACTCTGTCGACGGAAGAAGCACAGCCTCAGCCCCAAGCCGAACCGGAAAttaggaagaagaaagaagctcACATCCTTTACGAACTCGTTTCAGACGACGGTTTCTACGCCCAGTCGAATTCCCTTTCGACCGTTTGGCAAAAGCTGTTGGATGCTGTCCAGGATGCCAGATTGGCGTTCAAGATGGAGCCGCTTTACAACGGCTGTTTGAAAAGTGTCGAAGATCGTAATCTCCATCTGACTGGCTTACACCACCATGCCATCATCAATTTACTGGAGCAGCTACCCAATGCCGATTGTTTCCCCGACTACACTTTTCGCTATCGCGCTCACAGAGATCGCGAATCAGCCGAGAAATTGATTACGGGGTCCATGTTCGGTTGCGTCCGAGCAGCTCCTTTTAATGGCAGAGTTCCCTACGACATGTTTGGCTGGTTGGCCTCCCAATATCGTCCCAGACCACAGTTATCTGTCAGATCAGTAGTCGATCCAGAAGGAACTCAGGCGACCGGACGTCGGGTCACTAATTTCGAGCTGTTACCGATGACTGTCCGCTTCAAACATCTGCGCCAAGTAGCCAAGAATTCCGTTGGCGTTTACCGTTCGCACATTCATGGTCGAGGCTTATTCTGCAAACGAGACATTGag TGTGGTGAGATGGTAGTCGAGTATGCTGGACAGGTCATTCGTTCTGTGCTTTGCGATAAACGGGAGAAAGAATATGAGGCTAAAGGAATGGGCTGCTACATGTTCCGAATTGACGAGCAAACGGTGGTCGACGCCACAGTTCACGGGAATGCGGCCCGGTTCATCAATCACTCTTGCGAG CCGAACTGCTACTCTAGAATTGTGGACATATTTGGCAAGAAGCACATCATAATCTTTGCCTTGCGGCGAATCCTTCGCGGAGAAGAGTTGACGTACGACTACAAATTCCCACTGGAAGACGTCAAGATTCGGTGCACCTGTGGCTCGCGCAAGTGCCGGAAATACCTTAACTGA